One Desulfurellaceae bacterium genomic window carries:
- a CDS encoding circularly permuted type 2 ATP-grasp protein, protein MHDADLAVPAPARSSLLADYHVPAGSYDELCAAPQQPRPHWEYMIRALDALGARELRYREQEVRRLLHENGVTYNVYPDNRGGGRPWALDLIPVLLTSQEWSGIERGLIQRAELYNLVLADLYGPQKLVRQGLLPLDLIYSHPGFLRACVGISPPAERFLFSYAADFARSHDGRLWVIGDRAQAPSGAGYALENRLTLSRVFPSLYRDTHVHRLALYFRTLRSSLARLVSHRQEPGRTVLLTPGPGNETYFEHAYIAQYLDYTLVQGSDLTVRDGRVWLRTLDGLQRVDAVLRRVDDAFCDPLELRKDSPLGIPGLVQATRTHQAVVANPLGVGIIENPGLLAFLPGLCRELLGQDLRLPSVATWWCGGQDERRYVLDHLDRLVIKPTVPHPSAETVFGAQLSATERQALADRIQAQPHRYVGQEPIAVATSPTFVDGKLAPRPLVLRSFLVARDDGYVVMPGGLARVAPGPDVWQVSSQQGGVSKDIWVVASEPEQTLSLLPSAERPVAITRSGGEIPSRVADNLFWLGRYTERMEDGTRVFREMLVRLLDTEAVHHGPYLPGLLSAVTHAAVTYLHLVGHGDGQRLVAKESELLSVILEPTRSGSLRGTLDAVLQAGRAVRDRLSDDTARVLNTLDRELSPGMSLNQTLQSLSRVIAGLASFSGLMTESTSRGQGLRFHEIGRRLERALHTISLLHLACEMAPGGRGGLWEVVLTMTDSLRTYRRRYHSQVDAQAALDLLLHDESNPRSLGYQLVRLQEHVDGLPRKASLPHRSPAQRLVLQALTTLRTTDIEGLSQAVWEATVYESLDELFARLGALLLALSDALGQTYFSHIEAQQQLMEHRA, encoded by the coding sequence ATGCACGATGCGGATCTCGCCGTTCCGGCTCCGGCACGCAGCAGTCTTCTTGCGGACTATCACGTCCCGGCCGGGAGCTACGATGAGCTGTGTGCTGCACCCCAACAGCCGCGTCCCCACTGGGAGTATATGATTCGTGCCCTGGATGCCCTCGGGGCTAGGGAGCTGCGGTACCGCGAACAGGAAGTCCGCCGCCTGCTGCACGAGAATGGGGTCACCTATAATGTGTACCCGGATAACCGCGGTGGGGGACGGCCGTGGGCGCTCGATCTGATCCCGGTCCTGCTGACCAGCCAGGAGTGGAGCGGTATTGAACGCGGTCTGATTCAGCGCGCCGAGCTGTACAACCTCGTGCTGGCCGACCTGTACGGCCCACAAAAACTGGTCAGACAGGGCCTGCTGCCGCTCGATTTGATCTACAGCCATCCCGGATTTCTGCGCGCCTGTGTCGGCATCAGCCCGCCCGCCGAGCGCTTTCTGTTTTCCTACGCGGCCGATTTTGCCCGCTCTCACGACGGCCGGCTGTGGGTCATCGGCGACCGCGCCCAGGCGCCCTCGGGGGCCGGCTATGCCCTGGAGAACCGGCTGACCCTGTCGCGGGTCTTCCCGAGTCTGTACCGCGACACCCATGTCCATCGCCTGGCCCTGTATTTCCGAACCTTACGCAGCTCGCTGGCCCGCCTCGTTTCCCACCGCCAGGAGCCGGGCCGGACCGTGCTGTTGACGCCGGGGCCGGGCAACGAAACCTATTTCGAGCACGCTTATATCGCCCAGTACCTCGACTACACCCTGGTCCAGGGGAGTGATCTGACCGTCCGGGACGGGCGTGTGTGGCTCAGGACCCTGGACGGCCTGCAGCGGGTCGACGCCGTGCTGCGTCGGGTTGACGATGCCTTTTGCGATCCGCTGGAGCTGCGTAAAGACTCGCCGCTGGGCATTCCCGGGCTGGTTCAGGCGACACGCACGCATCAGGCCGTGGTCGCCAATCCGCTCGGCGTCGGCATCATCGAAAATCCGGGTCTGCTGGCCTTCCTGCCCGGCCTGTGCCGGGAGCTGCTGGGGCAGGACTTGCGCCTGCCGTCGGTTGCCACCTGGTGGTGCGGCGGCCAGGACGAACGCCGCTATGTCCTGGACCATCTGGATCGTCTGGTGATTAAACCGACCGTTCCACACCCCAGCGCTGAAACCGTCTTTGGCGCTCAGCTGTCTGCGACCGAGCGGCAGGCGCTTGCGGACCGTATCCAGGCCCAGCCGCACCGTTACGTTGGCCAGGAGCCGATTGCGGTGGCCACCAGCCCGACTTTTGTGGATGGCAAACTGGCGCCGCGTCCCCTGGTCCTGCGCAGTTTTCTGGTGGCGCGGGATGACGGCTATGTGGTCATGCCGGGCGGGCTGGCGCGGGTGGCGCCCGGCCCGGATGTCTGGCAGGTGTCGAGTCAACAGGGCGGGGTGAGTAAGGATATCTGGGTTGTGGCCTCGGAGCCCGAGCAGACGCTGAGCCTGCTACCCTCGGCCGAGCGGCCGGTCGCCATCACCCGCAGTGGCGGGGAGATCCCGAGCCGGGTGGCCGATAATCTGTTTTGGCTCGGCCGCTATACCGAGCGTATGGAAGACGGCACTCGGGTGTTTCGGGAGATGCTAGTGCGTCTGTTGGATACCGAGGCCGTCCATCATGGCCCCTATCTGCCGGGCCTGCTGTCGGCGGTGACCCATGCCGCGGTGACCTATCTGCACCTGGTCGGCCACGGCGACGGCCAGCGGCTGGTGGCCAAAGAGTCCGAGCTGTTGTCGGTCATCCTTGAGCCGACGCGCTCGGGCAGTTTGCGTGGTACGCTGGACGCCGTGTTGCAGGCTGGCCGGGCGGTCCGCGACCGCTTGTCCGACGATACGGCACGGGTGCTGAACACGCTGGATCGGGAACTCTCGCCGGGCATGAGCCTGAACCAGACCCTGCAAAGTCTGTCCCGGGTGATCGCTGGGCTGGCCTCGTTCAGCGGCCTGATGACGGAGAGCACGAGCCGGGGACAGGGCTTGCGGTTCCACGAGATAGGACGCCGTTTGGAGCGCGCCCTGCACACCATCAGCCTGCTGCACCTCGCCTGCGAGATGGCGCCGGGCGGGCGGGGCGGGCTGTGGGAGGTGGTGCTGACCATGACCGACAGCCTGCGAACCTACCGGCGGCGCTATCATAGCCAGGTGGACGCCCAGGCCGCGCTTGACCTGTTGCTGCACGATGAGAGCAATCCCCGCTCGCTCGGCTACCAGCTGGTCCGGCTGCAGGAGCACGTCGATGGATTGCCGCGCAAGGCCAGCCTGCCGCACCGCAGCCCGGCCCAACGTCTGGTGCTGCAAGCCCTGACTACGCTGCGTACGACGGATATTGAGGGGCTGTCCCAGGCCGTATGGGAAGCGACGGTGTATGAAAGCCTGGACGAGCTGTTTGCCCGGCTGGGGGCCTTGCTGCTGGCCCTGTCCGACGCCCTCGGCCAGACCTACTTCAGCCATATCGAAGCCCAGCAACAGCTGATGGAACACCGGGCATGA
- a CDS encoding histidine phosphatase family protein — translation MTPAPKLYLIRHGQPQAGFGEDPDPGLDERGHRQAAELAKRLEPLGRLSLITSPLRRARDTAVPFEQMWKCEARVEPAVAEIPSPSQELAERAAWIRRVLGGRWSELPQAYQDWKAQLVAFLCGLRTPSLITTHFVAINAAVGAARSDDRMVCFEPDHCSCTVLEQRDGSLRVVSLGRERPTRVG, via the coding sequence ATGACACCCGCCCCCAAGCTCTACCTCATTCGCCACGGCCAACCGCAGGCCGGGTTTGGCGAAGACCCGGACCCCGGGCTTGACGAGCGTGGCCACCGCCAGGCTGCGGAGCTGGCCAAACGGCTCGAACCGCTCGGCCGCCTGTCGCTCATCACCAGCCCGCTGCGGCGGGCTCGGGATACTGCCGTTCCGTTTGAGCAGATGTGGAAGTGTGAGGCCCGGGTCGAGCCTGCGGTGGCCGAGATTCCCTCGCCCAGCCAGGAGCTGGCCGAGCGTGCAGCCTGGATTCGCCGCGTCCTGGGTGGTCGTTGGAGCGAGCTGCCGCAGGCGTATCAGGACTGGAAAGCGCAGCTGGTCGCTTTTCTGTGCGGCCTGCGAACACCGAGCCTGATCACGACCCATTTTGTGGCCATCAATGCTGCGGTGGGAGCGGCCAGGAGCGATGACCGGATGGTGTGTTTCGAGCCGGACCACTGCTCGTGCACTGTGCTCGAACAGCGTGACGGGAGCCTGCGGGTGGTGAGCCTCGGCCGCGAGCGACCCACCCGCGTCGGCTGA
- a CDS encoding alpha/beta fold hydrolase yields MSLFSELPKYWLDGAVRGLHGFRRGVGEAYPAEEDPPPTTPYEVVYEGGKTRLRYYPAVGEPLATPILICYSLVKRPFILDLLPGRSVVETLTKSGLDVYFIDWVPPTQADSWRGFDAYVNGDLANAVRAIQIREGVEQVSLLGYCFGGLLTTMYAALYPDQVKNLINFTLPLDMSVKELPTQALMDKISPETLKLLTEVHGNCPSWFMKAAFDAMAPVHHALDKYVGLYRGKDNTDYVQMFDLFEKWMNSDVPMAGQIFREMIEELNHKNALVKNEFQIRGQAVDLQSISCPVLNVIGQHDDVVHPQSSLPLVDLVGSQDATNLVFPTGHIGAAVSTGAQKKLWPQVGTWLRERDMLGH; encoded by the coding sequence ATGTCTTTATTCAGTGAACTCCCCAAATATTGGCTCGACGGCGCGGTGCGCGGTCTGCACGGCTTTCGGCGTGGGGTGGGCGAGGCTTATCCAGCCGAAGAAGACCCGCCCCCGACCACCCCGTACGAGGTGGTCTACGAGGGCGGCAAGACCCGTTTGCGCTACTACCCGGCGGTTGGCGAGCCCTTGGCTACCCCGATCCTGATCTGCTACTCGCTGGTCAAGCGGCCGTTCATCCTGGACCTGCTGCCCGGCCGCAGCGTGGTCGAGACGCTGACCAAGAGCGGGCTGGACGTCTATTTCATCGACTGGGTGCCGCCGACCCAGGCCGACAGCTGGCGCGGCTTTGACGCCTATGTCAACGGCGACCTGGCCAACGCGGTGCGGGCCATCCAGATCCGCGAGGGCGTGGAGCAGGTCTCGCTGCTCGGCTACTGCTTTGGCGGCCTGCTGACCACGATGTACGCCGCCCTGTATCCCGACCAGGTCAAGAACCTGATCAATTTCACCCTGCCGCTCGACATGAGCGTCAAGGAGTTGCCTACCCAGGCGCTGATGGACAAGATCTCGCCCGAGACGCTCAAGCTGTTGACCGAGGTCCACGGCAACTGCCCGTCCTGGTTCATGAAGGCGGCCTTTGACGCGATGGCGCCGGTGCACCACGCGCTGGACAAGTATGTCGGCCTGTACCGGGGCAAAGACAATACCGATTACGTCCAGATGTTCGATCTGTTCGAAAAGTGGATGAACAGCGATGTGCCGATGGCGGGCCAGATCTTTCGCGAAATGATCGAAGAACTGAACCACAAAAACGCCCTGGTCAAGAATGAGTTCCAGATTCGAGGTCAAGCCGTCGATCTCCAGTCGATCTCCTGTCCGGTGCTGAATGTGATCGGCCAGCACGATGACGTGGTCCACCCCCAGTCCAGCCTGCCCCTGGTCGATCTGGTCGGCAGTCAAGACGCGACCAATCTGGTCTTTCCGACCGGTCACATCGGAGCTGCGGTCAGCACTGGCGCGCAGAAAAAACTCTGGCCCCAGGTCGGGACGTGGCTGCGTGAGCGGGACATGCTCGGTCACTAG
- a CDS encoding transglutaminase family protein: MISYTIVHTTRYRYSLSVPQCQNEAYLLPRSCERQQCQTSQLQIDPAPVVYQEREDFFGNRVVHFAVQEAHTVLEVRASSRVLLRPIVPPPLQASPAWEELGRELAQSLDPELLAARQFVLDSPLIVAAPAFADYAAPSFSPGRCVLEAVHELMQRIYHDLSYDPSFTHAATPVGEVLSHRRGVCQDYAQLAIACLRSLGLAARYVSGYLETVSDRTDSASLVGAAASHAWVSVYSPGQGWVDFDPTNNLTPTERHIVLAWGRDYSDVTPLKGVAFGGGTHSLEVEVEAKRA, encoded by the coding sequence ATGATTTCCTACACGATCGTCCACACGACCCGCTATCGCTACAGTCTGTCGGTTCCTCAGTGCCAGAATGAAGCCTATCTGCTGCCGCGGTCTTGTGAGCGCCAGCAGTGTCAGACCAGCCAGCTCCAGATCGATCCGGCCCCGGTGGTGTATCAGGAACGCGAGGACTTTTTTGGTAACCGGGTGGTCCACTTTGCGGTCCAGGAAGCTCACACTGTGCTGGAGGTGCGGGCGTCGAGCAGGGTGCTGCTCAGACCAATCGTGCCGCCACCGCTCCAGGCATCGCCGGCCTGGGAGGAGCTTGGCCGGGAGCTGGCCCAGAGTCTCGATCCCGAGCTGCTGGCCGCCCGCCAGTTTGTGTTGGACTCTCCTCTGATCGTCGCCGCCCCAGCCTTTGCCGACTATGCCGCGCCGTCGTTCTCGCCCGGGCGCTGTGTGCTCGAAGCGGTCCACGAGCTGATGCAGCGCATCTACCACGACCTGAGCTACGATCCGAGCTTCACCCATGCGGCAACCCCGGTCGGCGAGGTCTTGTCCCACCGCCGGGGGGTGTGTCAGGACTACGCCCAGCTGGCGATTGCGTGTCTGCGCTCGCTGGGACTGGCCGCCCGCTATGTCAGCGGCTATCTCGAAACCGTGTCCGACCGGACCGACTCGGCGTCCCTGGTCGGAGCCGCAGCGTCCCACGCCTGGGTGTCGGTCTACAGTCCGGGTCAGGGCTGGGTAGATTTTGATCCGACCAACAATCTGACGCCGACCGAGCGGCATATCGTCCTGGCCTGGGGTCGGGATTACAGCGATGTGACACCCTTAAAGGGCGTGGCTTTTGGTGGCGGGACGCATAGCCTGGAGGTCGAGGTCGAGGCAAAACGGGCCTAG
- a CDS encoding circularly permuted type 2 ATP-grasp protein, producing the protein MTRFDGYDTEGFFDEMLFPEGTPRPAAALLLERIQSLPDGEINRRQEAAERSLLHRGITFNVYSDGAGMEKIWPFDLLPRIIDAAEWEWIERGLRQRIQALNLFIDDIYHDQKILKDGLIPAEIVRSATSFRPSCVGLDPPLGVWCHITGTDLIRDRDGQIYVLEDNLRCPSGASYVLQNRELMKQTFPLVFEASQVRPVDDYPNRLLEMLLSLAPAHLSTPTVAVLTPGIYNAAYFEHSFLAQQMGVELVEGRDLVVADGFVQMRTTTGLERVDVLYRRIDDDFLDPTVFRADSTLGIPGIMEVYKAGRIALVNAPGTGIADDKVIYAYVSKMIAYYLGEEMLIPNVPTYLCWDASDRQYVLEHLEQLVVKAANESGGYGMLIGPHSTAAERAAFAAKIAAQPRNYIAQPTVSLSRVPVLVDDRFEGRHVDLRPYILYGKDMYVLPGGLTRVALKKGSLVVNSSQGGGSKDTWVLSGPSSAHTQAVPSAIQDA; encoded by the coding sequence ATGACGCGTTTTGATGGCTATGACACCGAGGGATTTTTCGACGAAATGCTGTTTCCTGAGGGGACGCCGCGGCCGGCCGCCGCACTCCTGCTGGAAAGGATCCAGAGCCTGCCGGATGGCGAGATAAACCGTCGCCAGGAGGCAGCCGAACGCAGCCTGCTGCATCGGGGCATCACCTTTAATGTCTATAGCGACGGGGCCGGCATGGAAAAAATCTGGCCGTTCGATCTGCTGCCGCGCATCATCGACGCCGCAGAGTGGGAATGGATCGAGCGCGGCCTCAGGCAGCGCATCCAGGCCCTGAATCTGTTCATCGACGATATCTACCACGACCAGAAGATCCTCAAAGACGGCCTCATTCCCGCAGAGATCGTTCGTTCGGCGACCAGCTTCCGTCCCTCGTGTGTCGGCCTCGATCCTCCCCTTGGCGTGTGGTGCCATATCACCGGCACCGACCTGATCCGAGATCGCGACGGCCAGATCTACGTCCTGGAAGACAACCTCCGCTGCCCGTCGGGGGCGTCCTATGTCCTGCAAAACCGAGAACTCATGAAGCAGACCTTCCCCCTGGTCTTTGAAGCTTCTCAGGTCCGCCCGGTTGACGATTATCCGAACCGCCTGCTGGAAATGCTGCTGTCCCTGGCCCCGGCCCACCTGAGCACGCCGACGGTCGCGGTGTTGACCCCGGGGATCTATAACGCGGCCTATTTCGAACATTCGTTTCTGGCCCAGCAGATGGGTGTCGAGCTGGTCGAGGGACGCGATCTGGTGGTCGCCGACGGCTTTGTCCAGATGCGGACGACCACCGGACTCGAGCGGGTTGACGTGCTGTATCGGCGGATCGACGACGATTTTCTCGATCCGACGGTCTTCCGGGCCGACTCAACGCTGGGTATCCCGGGCATTATGGAGGTCTATAAAGCCGGCCGTATCGCCCTGGTCAACGCCCCCGGCACGGGCATTGCCGACGATAAGGTCATCTACGCCTATGTGTCCAAGATGATCGCCTATTATCTGGGCGAGGAAATGCTCATCCCCAATGTCCCGACCTATCTGTGTTGGGACGCCTCCGACCGCCAGTACGTCCTGGAGCATCTTGAGCAGCTCGTGGTCAAAGCCGCCAATGAATCGGGTGGCTACGGTATGCTGATCGGGCCGCACTCGACGGCCGCCGAACGCGCTGCATTTGCTGCAAAGATCGCGGCCCAGCCGCGCAATTATATCGCCCAGCCGACGGTGTCGCTGTCGCGCGTCCCGGTGCTCGTCGATGACCGCTTTGAGGGCCGCCATGTCGATCTGCGGCCGTATATTCTGTACGGCAAGGATATGTATGTCCTGCCCGGCGGCCTGACCCGGGTGGCGCTCAAAAAGGGCTCGCTGGTCGTCAACTCGTCCCAGGGCGGCGGCAGTAAAGACACCTGGGTGCTGTCCGGCCCGTCGTCGGCCCACACCCAGGCGGTCCCCTCGGCCATACAGGACGCCTAG
- a CDS encoding alpha-E domain-containing protein, with protein MLSRVADTIYWMSRYIERAENVARFIDVNLLMLLDLPSGVREQWEPLIIASGDHTPFQDSYGVATRANVLQFLTFDQKNPNSILSCLRTARENARSIREVISSEMWEQVNTFYLMVNESAADNRVMSAPHDFFTEIKLASHLFEGLTDNTMSHGEGWHFSRLGTLLERADKTSRILDVKYFMLLPAASGVGSPFDNIQWAAVLRSSSAFEMYRKRHHQIVPTLVVDFLLLGRDFPRSVHHCLIEADESLHAISGTPLGAFRNPAEQHLGQLRSELAYTEVSQIIERGVHGFVDAFQTKLNLVGDGIFDTFFADRPIGGAVPQP; from the coding sequence ATGCTAAGCCGCGTTGCCGACACGATCTACTGGATGAGCCGCTATATCGAGCGGGCCGAAAATGTCGCCCGTTTCATTGATGTCAACCTGCTCATGCTGCTTGACCTGCCCTCGGGTGTCCGCGAACAGTGGGAGCCGTTGATTATCGCCTCCGGGGATCACACCCCATTCCAGGACTCCTACGGCGTAGCGACCCGGGCCAACGTGCTGCAATTTCTGACCTTCGATCAGAAAAACCCCAACTCCATTCTGTCGTGTTTGCGCACCGCCCGGGAAAACGCCCGGTCCATCCGGGAGGTCATCTCCTCGGAAATGTGGGAGCAGGTCAACACGTTTTACCTGATGGTCAATGAATCGGCCGCGGACAATCGCGTCATGAGCGCCCCGCACGACTTCTTTACCGAAATCAAGCTGGCCAGCCACCTGTTCGAGGGGCTGACCGACAATACCATGTCGCACGGCGAGGGTTGGCACTTCTCGCGGCTCGGCACCCTGCTGGAGCGGGCCGATAAGACCTCCCGTATCCTGGATGTGAAATACTTCATGCTGCTGCCGGCGGCGTCTGGGGTCGGCAGCCCGTTTGACAACATCCAGTGGGCGGCCGTGCTGCGCTCAAGCAGCGCGTTTGAGATGTATCGCAAGCGCCACCACCAGATCGTCCCGACCCTGGTGGTTGACTTCCTGCTGCTTGGCCGAGACTTTCCCCGCTCGGTCCACCACTGCCTGATTGAAGCCGACGAGTCCCTGCACGCGATTTCGGGCACGCCTTTGGGCGCCTTCAGAAATCCGGCCGAGCAACACCTGGGTCAGCTCCGCTCAGAACTCGCCTACACCGAGGTCAGCCAGATCATTGAGCGGGGCGTCCACGGGTTTGTCGACGCCTTTCAGACCAAGCTCAACCTGGTCGGAGACGGCATATTTGACACCTTTTTTGCCGACCGGCCGATTGGTGGCGCCGTCCCGCAGCCCTGA